The following are encoded together in the Tatumella ptyseos genome:
- a CDS encoding tyramine oxidase subunit B yields MTDSTRIDFLYLSEQDMIRAGVTDMPACIASMEEMFELLYHGDYRMAGPNNDSHGAMVTFPENSPFPTMPKPTADRRMMAMPAYLGGKFGTAGVKWYGSNIANREKGLPRSILMFTLNDADTGAPLAHMSANLLSAYRTGAIPGVGAKYLAKRDARVVGLLGPGVMGKTTVAAFLSACPNIDTVKVKGRGPASLEAFIAWLKNTYPQVTTIRIVDTLEEVVRDSDLVAYCSSGETGDASTYPIVKREWVKAGAFLAMPALCALDQGMEQPDVRKVLDNTGLYNAWFEEVPKPAHNTIPIIGVRFMDMLAEGALTADQLEDIGQIIAGDAPGRRNDDEIIIMSVGGMPVEDVAWGTVLYRNALERNIGIKLNLWETPELA; encoded by the coding sequence ATGACTGATTCAACAAGAATTGATTTTTTGTATCTCTCTGAACAAGACATGATCCGTGCAGGCGTCACCGATATGCCAGCCTGTATTGCAAGCATGGAAGAGATGTTCGAATTACTCTACCACGGTGACTACCGAATGGCGGGGCCGAATAATGATTCCCATGGTGCAATGGTCACCTTTCCAGAAAACTCCCCCTTTCCGACAATGCCGAAACCCACGGCCGACCGACGTATGATGGCTATGCCTGCCTACCTCGGTGGGAAATTCGGCACAGCAGGGGTTAAATGGTATGGCTCCAATATCGCGAATCGCGAAAAGGGACTCCCCCGTTCGATATTAATGTTTACCTTAAATGATGCCGATACGGGCGCACCCTTGGCTCATATGTCAGCCAATTTACTCTCCGCTTATCGCACGGGGGCGATTCCAGGTGTCGGAGCCAAGTACCTCGCCAAACGTGATGCTCGAGTCGTTGGGCTGTTAGGGCCGGGCGTGATGGGAAAAACAACCGTTGCCGCCTTCCTCTCGGCCTGCCCTAACATCGATACAGTGAAAGTCAAAGGTCGTGGTCCGGCAAGCTTGGAAGCGTTCATAGCATGGTTAAAAAATACCTATCCACAGGTCACCACCATCCGTATTGTCGACACGCTCGAAGAGGTTGTTCGCGATAGCGATCTGGTCGCTTATTGCAGCTCAGGGGAGACCGGCGATGCCTCCACCTATCCCATTGTGAAACGCGAATGGGTAAAAGCAGGGGCCTTTTTAGCAATGCCCGCCCTCTGTGCCTTGGACCAAGGGATGGAGCAACCTGATGTACGAAAAGTACTTGATAATACAGGGCTTTATAATGCTTGGTTTGAAGAAGTTCCGAAACCAGCTCATAACACCATACCTATTATCGGCGTTCGATTTATGGACATGCTGGCGGAGGGGGCTTTGACGGCAGACCAACTCGAAGATATCGGCCAGATTATCGCAGGGGATGCACCGGGTAGAAGAAATGATGATGAAATTATCATTATGTCTGTCGGGGGAATGCCTGTCGAAGATGTGGCATGGGGGACCGTACTGTATCGCAATGCTTTAGAACGTAATATCGGCATTAAATTAAATCTTTGGGAAACGCCTGAACTGGCTTAA
- a CDS encoding fimbrial biogenesis chaperone encodes MKKISLLIALTLCSHNASAAIQLMATRVVYNSNNSSAALPIQNQSNSDYLVQTWLEDPNGGTANIPVQVVPPILKLGAGKSASLRFIYSGKSLPSNQESLYWINIQEIPPASKEENVLQVAVHSRLKLFFRPNSLKTTLAEQAEKLEWTKSGNQLNIKNNGPMYISLDSLHAGIKNINLDMIPPHGEKTINLGSSKIDNTVSFGYINDFGGVTEIKNHPLN; translated from the coding sequence ATGAAAAAAATAAGTTTACTGATTGCATTAACGTTATGTTCACATAATGCTTCAGCTGCGATTCAACTAATGGCCACTCGCGTGGTATATAACTCGAATAATAGCTCTGCAGCTTTACCCATCCAAAACCAAAGTAACTCAGATTATTTGGTTCAAACATGGTTGGAAGATCCGAATGGGGGAACAGCAAATATACCAGTACAAGTTGTTCCACCTATTTTAAAGTTAGGCGCAGGAAAATCAGCTTCGTTGCGCTTTATTTATTCTGGAAAATCTCTTCCATCTAATCAGGAAAGTCTGTATTGGATTAATATTCAAGAGATTCCACCTGCTAGTAAAGAGGAAAATGTGCTACAGGTTGCAGTCCATAGTAGATTAAAGCTTTTTTTTAGACCTAACTCATTAAAAACGACTTTAGCAGAACAAGCAGAAAAGCTCGAATGGACTAAGTCTGGTAATCAGTTGAATATTAAAAATAATGGACCGATGTATATCTCGCTTGATTCATTACATGCTGGCATTAAAAATATTAACCTTGATATGATCCCTCCCCATGGAGAGAAAACTATTAATTTAGGTAGTAGTAAAATAGATAACACAGTTTCATTTGGTTACATTAATGACTTTGGTGGTGTCACCGAAATAAAAAATCACCCCCTAAATTAA
- a CDS encoding fimbrial protein gives MKKVILPLCILTLGMASQVFAADGNVNFTGNIIASGCTVNGDSGTTINVPMGTYASSSLATAGAVTAPQNFNIKLTSCPSNAVKVRFDGTAVTGQPTLLALTTGQATTGYLGIQITDLNSNVNYNISGQTDAVAFQTPSSGSLSIPLAARYYAVKAGVPAGTANATTAFNLEYK, from the coding sequence ATGAAAAAAGTAATTCTCCCCCTTTGCATTTTAACTTTAGGTATGGCTTCACAAGTATTCGCTGCTGACGGTAATGTAAATTTTACAGGTAATATCATCGCTTCTGGGTGTACTGTTAATGGCGATAGCGGAACAACTATTAACGTACCGATGGGTACCTATGCATCTTCTTCATTGGCAACTGCAGGAGCAGTGACCGCCCCTCAAAACTTCAATATCAAATTGACAAGCTGCCCATCAAATGCTGTAAAAGTTCGTTTTGACGGGACAGCTGTCACGGGTCAACCTACCCTATTGGCGTTAACTACTGGACAGGCCACGACTGGTTACCTCGGTATTCAAATTACTGACTTGAATAGTAATGTTAATTATAATATTTCTGGGCAAACTGATGCCGTAGCTTTCCAAACCCCTTCTTCTGGTAGCTTAAGCATTCCACTAGCAGCACGTTATTATGCTGTCAAGGCGGGCGTCCCCGCTGGTACAGCAAATGCAACTACTGCGTTCAATTTAGAATACAAATAA
- a CDS encoding RidA family protein, which translates to MTTIIKLKSGSIFEEKASYSRLVAVDNWIYVSNTAGRHPVTKEIPEDVIEQAAQVFANIESALRAVEAGLEDVICSRVFIQSPEDVPAVMNFIGEKFRGIDPASTVTCPPLGSTVYKVEIEVTAYRGAGQTKTTSLTLSQP; encoded by the coding sequence ATGACCACCATTATAAAACTAAAATCCGGTTCTATCTTTGAAGAGAAAGCCAGTTATTCAAGGCTGGTTGCTGTCGATAACTGGATTTATGTTTCAAATACCGCTGGACGCCATCCTGTCACAAAAGAGATTCCTGAAGATGTTATCGAGCAAGCCGCACAAGTCTTTGCCAACATTGAATCAGCTTTACGGGCTGTTGAGGCTGGCTTAGAGGATGTCATCTGTTCAAGGGTATTCATTCAATCGCCGGAAGATGTCCCCGCAGTGATGAACTTTATCGGTGAGAAATTCCGAGGTATCGATCCGGCCTCGACGGTTACCTGCCCTCCTCTCGGCTCGACGGTATACAAAGTGGAGATCGAGGTGACTGCTTATCGTGGAGCAGGACAGACTAAAACGACATCACTCACTTTATCGCAACCATAG
- a CDS encoding NAD(P)/FAD-dependent oxidoreductase, producing MPPLIDPVSTSATLPTQSPVVIIGGGIIGLVAALNLAERKIPVVVIEKGRLAAEQSSRNLGWVRKTSRLPEDIPLAKAADRLWAGMAERVGSDVGYRQAGIMFVARHAEQMAMHERWFEQVKHLHLDSTLLSSAEIARRVPGGKSTWAGGIFTPTDGRAEPTKAASAIAKAAQQLGVVIVENCAVRSLITSGGRISGVMTERGEIKCEQVLLATGAWSRRFLMNHQIALPSLPLICSVLQTKPLTGPTEIAVGAPDFSFRRHHSGGFIVTQRGALDAPLTLDHLLIGLRYRQQLKQGRGNLRIGFGRYFFQDLRLGRRWKENQRSPFEQVRTLDPQVNSELNQEALRNLIDAWPAFKDAQIAQQWAGVIDVTPDSNPIIGPVDALPGLVLATGFSGHGFGTSPAAGQLAADILSGHSPLVDPSPYRFERLS from the coding sequence ATGCCCCCACTTATCGATCCAGTGAGTACTTCAGCGACTCTTCCTACTCAAAGCCCTGTTGTAATTATAGGCGGGGGAATCATCGGCTTAGTGGCTGCACTTAACCTCGCTGAAAGAAAAATTCCTGTTGTGGTGATTGAAAAAGGTCGATTAGCCGCCGAGCAGTCTTCACGTAATTTAGGCTGGGTACGTAAAACGAGTCGCCTTCCCGAAGATATCCCTTTAGCAAAAGCGGCTGACCGCTTGTGGGCGGGAATGGCGGAAAGGGTCGGTAGCGATGTCGGTTATCGACAAGCTGGCATCATGTTCGTCGCACGCCACGCTGAGCAAATGGCGATGCATGAGCGTTGGTTCGAACAGGTTAAGCACCTCCACCTTGATTCAACATTATTAAGTTCCGCAGAAATTGCCCGCCGCGTCCCTGGGGGAAAGAGTACTTGGGCCGGTGGGATCTTTACCCCAACAGATGGACGTGCCGAGCCGACTAAAGCCGCTAGTGCCATAGCTAAGGCCGCACAACAGTTAGGAGTAGTGATTGTAGAAAATTGTGCGGTAAGAAGCCTTATTACGAGTGGCGGCCGTATTAGCGGGGTAATGACTGAACGGGGTGAGATCAAATGCGAACAGGTTTTACTTGCTACCGGTGCTTGGTCGCGTCGATTTTTAATGAATCATCAAATAGCCCTCCCCTCACTCCCACTGATCTGTTCAGTATTACAGACAAAGCCCCTTACAGGTCCGACCGAGATCGCCGTAGGGGCACCTGATTTCTCTTTTCGACGCCACCATTCGGGAGGGTTTATCGTCACACAGCGTGGGGCATTGGATGCGCCGCTGACATTAGACCATCTGCTGATTGGCTTACGTTATCGCCAGCAGCTCAAACAGGGCCGAGGGAATTTACGTATCGGCTTCGGACGCTATTTTTTCCAAGATTTACGGCTTGGCCGCCGCTGGAAGGAAAATCAGCGTTCACCTTTTGAACAGGTGCGTACTCTCGATCCACAAGTAAATAGTGAACTTAATCAGGAAGCGTTGAGAAATTTAATTGATGCATGGCCGGCTTTCAAGGACGCACAAATTGCTCAGCAATGGGCAGGCGTCATTGATGTCACCCCCGATTCCAATCCGATAATAGGGCCAGTCGATGCCCTACCAGGATTAGTCCTTGCCACAGGATTTTCCGGACATGGCTTCGGAACCTCACCTGCAGCAGGTCAATTAGCGGCGGATATACTGAGCGGTCACTCACCTTTAGTCGATCCTTCTCCCTATCGATTTGAACGGCTCAGCTAA
- a CDS encoding porin yields the protein MKKHKIIGFSGSLIALAIAAPSHAEITLLDKNPQSNSLLAPLSLQVGGSIRPEWVFTNGPDANKSNKRGHDGGSRIRFRADYKLTDHTSAIGYYEWGINVPHFLGMKGNYESGTLRDRQRQLYAGLKDDRYGTLTYGHQYGIYYSVVGIKSDVWDNDGHAGATGIGFNGDYDGASRPKNSIMYKNTFGPVTVSANYLLPEDQKDDGSGTGRSYRRNHGAGFGFDYAIMPTLSWAAAYSSTEANVKNSTTQKGYNQQVSGTALTWQPGNWYLTSTASYYKDFVPSTRNHTVSHYFAGSGYGLEEFVGYTFNIDKPFLKSIQPYVAVDSLRLKSNENYHANHVYLGAGTEMGHGLSVYVERTIATTTDNEPDSTWITVFYNF from the coding sequence GTGAAAAAACATAAAATTATCGGTTTCAGTGGCAGTTTGATAGCATTGGCAATTGCTGCGCCTTCTCATGCAGAAATTACACTTTTAGATAAAAATCCGCAGAGTAATTCTCTATTAGCCCCGCTTAGCTTACAAGTTGGCGGTAGTATCCGTCCTGAGTGGGTTTTTACTAATGGCCCTGATGCCAATAAATCGAATAAACGCGGACACGATGGCGGTTCTCGTATACGCTTTCGTGCTGACTATAAATTAACCGATCACACTTCTGCTATTGGCTACTATGAGTGGGGAATCAACGTCCCCCACTTCTTAGGAATGAAAGGAAACTACGAATCAGGTACCTTACGCGACCGCCAACGTCAACTTTACGCTGGGTTGAAAGATGACCGCTACGGAACCCTTACCTACGGTCACCAATACGGTATTTATTACTCCGTTGTCGGGATCAAAAGTGACGTATGGGATAACGATGGCCATGCGGGCGCAACGGGTATTGGATTCAACGGTGACTATGATGGTGCGAGCAGACCAAAAAATAGCATCATGTACAAAAATACTTTCGGCCCAGTAACCGTTTCTGCTAACTACTTACTGCCTGAAGATCAAAAAGATGATGGTAGCGGTACTGGCCGTTCTTACCGCCGTAACCATGGCGCAGGCTTTGGTTTCGACTACGCAATTATGCCGACCTTGTCATGGGCCGCAGCGTACAGCAGTACTGAAGCAAATGTAAAAAATAGCACTACCCAGAAGGGTTACAACCAGCAGGTTTCCGGTACAGCGTTAACATGGCAACCGGGTAACTGGTATCTGACCTCGACTGCTAGCTACTATAAGGATTTCGTTCCTTCAACTCGTAACCATACAGTGTCGCATTACTTCGCGGGCAGCGGTTATGGTTTAGAAGAGTTTGTCGGTTACACCTTTAACATTGATAAACCTTTCCTAAAATCTATCCAGCCTTATGTTGCGGTTGACTCCTTACGTCTTAAAAGTAATGAGAACTACCACGCCAACCACGTTTACTTAGGTGCTGGTACAGAAATGGGTCATGGTTTGAGTGTCTATGTTGAAAGAACTATCGCAACGACGACCGACAACGAGCCAGACAGTACTTGGATAACGGTGTTCTACAACTTCTAA
- the proP gene encoding glycine betaine/L-proline transporter ProP — translation MSVEQTNTQKPKKHFWNRKKEKELTLDDITIVDNDMLKRAVGAAALGNAMEWFDFGVYSYLAVTIGKVFFPAASGPAQLIATFGAFAAAFLIRPIGGLVFGPLGDKIGRQKILAITMIMMAIGTFCIGLIPSYQSIGIAAPLLLLAARLLQGFSTGGEYGGAATFIAEYSTDNRRGFMGSFLEFGTLGGYLIGATLVTVMTSVFTPQQMLDWGWRIPFFIAAPLGIFGLYVRLKLEETPAFQQHMEKQEALEHSKPRLGLFQLLNKYRGQMLKCIGLVLLFNVSNYMLTSYMPSYLTGILGLSELSSLLLIMVVMFVMMPLTLMSGHWTDKLGRRPVIAGGAIGLILFSVPCLMLISSGNMWLVFLGLIILGLIHTCFSGTMPATLPALFATDIRYSALAIGFNISVSLFGGTTPLITAWLVDTSHNLLMPAYYLMGAGVIGLITVYTLRETARRPLAGSAPAVANKAEAMSLLKKLKQKRMKNTAPTQNSGE, via the coding sequence ATGTCTGTAGAACAAACCAACACGCAGAAACCAAAAAAGCATTTTTGGAATCGCAAAAAAGAAAAAGAACTGACGCTAGACGATATTACTATCGTCGACAATGACATGCTAAAACGTGCCGTGGGTGCGGCAGCGCTGGGTAACGCCATGGAATGGTTTGACTTCGGTGTCTACAGCTACTTAGCCGTGACTATTGGTAAAGTCTTCTTCCCTGCGGCAAGCGGCCCCGCACAACTTATCGCAACTTTCGGCGCATTTGCTGCCGCCTTCTTAATCCGTCCTATTGGTGGATTAGTATTTGGCCCCCTGGGCGATAAAATCGGTCGTCAAAAGATTCTCGCCATTACTATGATTATGATGGCGATTGGTACCTTCTGTATTGGTTTGATTCCGTCATACCAATCAATCGGTATTGCCGCACCACTATTACTGCTGGCAGCTCGACTCCTACAAGGCTTTTCAACCGGCGGCGAATATGGCGGTGCGGCGACCTTTATCGCTGAGTACTCAACCGATAACCGCCGTGGTTTTATGGGCAGTTTCTTAGAGTTCGGGACATTAGGCGGTTACCTTATCGGTGCAACGCTGGTGACCGTGATGACTTCGGTCTTCACTCCACAGCAGATGCTTGATTGGGGATGGCGCATTCCCTTCTTCATCGCCGCGCCGTTAGGGATTTTCGGCTTGTACGTACGACTGAAACTCGAAGAGACTCCTGCGTTCCAGCAACATATGGAGAAGCAGGAAGCCCTAGAGCACAGTAAACCTCGTTTAGGTTTATTCCAGCTACTCAATAAATACCGTGGGCAGATGCTGAAATGTATCGGTCTGGTTTTACTCTTTAACGTCTCCAACTATATGTTGACCTCCTATATGCCGAGCTACTTGACCGGTATCCTAGGATTAAGTGAACTGAGTAGCCTATTACTCATTATGGTAGTGATGTTCGTCATGATGCCATTAACACTGATGTCGGGACACTGGACAGATAAACTTGGTCGTCGTCCCGTTATTGCGGGGGGAGCGATAGGTCTGATCCTGTTCTCCGTACCTTGCTTAATGTTGATCAGCTCAGGAAATATGTGGTTAGTCTTCTTAGGCTTAATTATCTTAGGACTTATTCATACCTGCTTTAGCGGAACAATGCCTGCAACCCTACCAGCGTTATTTGCAACCGATATCCGTTACAGTGCCTTAGCAATTGGCTTTAATATCTCTGTTTCACTCTTTGGTGGGACAACACCGTTAATCACTGCGTGGTTAGTCGATACCTCTCACAACTTATTGATGCCAGCTTATTACTTGATGGGGGCAGGTGTAATTGGCTTGATTACCGTCTATACCTTGCGTGAGACTGCGCGTAGGCCACTTGCGGGATCAGCCCCTGCTGTAGCCAATAAAGCCGAAGCGATGAGCTTATTGAAGAAGTTGAAACAGAAGAGAATGAAAAATACCGCCCCTACACAAAATTCCGGAGAGTAA
- a CDS encoding YdgH/BhsA/McbA-like domain containing protein: MKTLKTLVLASTAALSLLSFGSFAQSVSVTDSTLDGAESQIAAMANQAGGHYKITGASSNNYVRMTAEINSAPAHGLKN, from the coding sequence ATGAAAACGTTAAAAACACTTGTCTTAGCCTCTACCGCAGCCTTGTCATTACTCTCATTCGGTAGTTTTGCACAAAGTGTCTCTGTTACCGATTCGACTCTAGATGGCGCAGAATCACAAATTGCAGCGATGGCGAATCAAGCAGGCGGTCACTATAAAATTACTGGTGCAAGTTCAAATAACTACGTCCGTATGACAGCCGAAATTAACAGTGCTCCCGCACATGGCTTGAAAAACTAA
- a CDS encoding helix-turn-helix domain-containing protein, with protein MKIIPYLNDKKFHPEQPWFVLNTSHYFWQTQATLPDISHFYSFKTSKEAKLTMAVPDGCVDILFDCHPQFPTARICGTTLEARDAYLSEERLYFGVRFNAGKIPDFLDACADEIPNNEFNFLDAAPQGKTLFSRIVEAKDFTSKIILFQQYYSRYLTRKNSAVTQSVIQSIHTAAGNIRIDQLAILTGYSCRTIQRQFKQEIGLSPKTFSRIVRCQSALNRIHEGGISSCGDISYDLGFSDQSHFLREFKRFTSTTPTHYLTQITEQHYGRRLIDLQH; from the coding sequence ATGAAAATAATCCCTTATCTCAACGATAAAAAATTTCATCCTGAACAGCCGTGGTTTGTTTTGAATACGTCACATTATTTTTGGCAAACGCAGGCAACCCTGCCTGATATTTCACATTTCTATAGTTTTAAAACCAGCAAGGAAGCCAAACTGACGATGGCGGTTCCCGATGGCTGCGTTGATATTTTATTTGATTGTCATCCCCAATTTCCGACAGCCCGAATTTGCGGTACGACCTTAGAAGCCCGTGATGCCTATTTATCCGAAGAGCGACTTTATTTTGGCGTGCGTTTTAATGCCGGGAAGATCCCCGATTTTTTGGATGCTTGTGCCGATGAGATCCCAAATAATGAGTTTAATTTTCTCGACGCGGCACCTCAGGGAAAAACTCTTTTTTCGAGAATAGTGGAAGCTAAAGATTTTACCTCGAAGATAATATTGTTCCAGCAATACTATAGCCGTTATTTGACACGAAAAAACTCCGCCGTCACACAATCAGTGATACAAAGTATTCACACTGCGGCGGGTAATATTCGTATCGATCAGTTGGCGATCCTGACGGGGTACAGCTGCCGAACCATCCAAAGGCAGTTCAAACAGGAGATTGGTTTGTCACCGAAAACCTTTAGTCGAATAGTACGGTGCCAGTCCGCCTTGAATCGTATTCATGAAGGAGGGATCTCCTCTTGTGGCGATATCTCCTATGATTTGGGGTTCAGTGACCAATCGCATTTCTTGCGAGAATTTAAGCGCTTCACGAGTACAACCCCCACACATTATTTGACTCAAATTACTGAGCAGCATTACGGGCGTCGGCTAATCGATCTGCAGCACTAA